DNA from Brassica napus cultivar Da-Ae chromosome C4, Da-Ae, whole genome shotgun sequence:
atgaatatatacttcaaatattcaatttcatatttttttttttaatatggtatctgcaagtatttaaaatttaaataactaccttaaatacttaattatatataagtaagtatataattcttattttttgctttaaaattttagattttatttcgggtATAGCCGAACCGATATGATATAAGCCGAATCggaatgatatatgattactttatacgttctatgatgtgatacaaaatCGACCCAAATccgatgtgttatatccgaacccgacccgtacttgcaaatttactagaatgaGATCTAGGAGGTGTTACAAAAGAGAACCGAAATCTAAAAAACCCGACCGAACGCCTACCCGAACGTCCTATGACTGGTCATGCGACCACTTTagataattaatgaaaaacataaaatttatctTATTCCTTTGTTGAAGAGATCAGAGAAGCAGAGGCTTTGCCTTCGTTGAACGGTCTAAAAAATGCGGTGTGGGATGTGAAGGCGCCGCCAAAGATTAAAACATTCATGTGGAGAGTGATTAGCAATGCCATCCCTGCAGGAGAGcttctagtgaagagagggattAGAATGGATCCCTGTTGACAAGCTTGTGGGGATCAAAATGAGTCCATAAATCACATCTTTTTCACATTTTCAATCGCTAGACAGGTATGGGCTCATGCTTATGTTCACTATCCGGAGAATGGGTTTGATCCTAATTCCCATTATGCAAATGTTCATTACCTGTTAATGTGTATGGCTGATAAGAAGATCCTGAAAGCAGTCATCAATGCCATTCCGCGGTTGATGTGGTTCTTATGGAAGAACAGGAACAATGGGCTCTTTGAAGGAAGGAAGGTTATCCTAACGGAGTTGGTTGAGAAGACGTTTGTGGAGGCTGAGTTGTGGTCTGGCTCATATGCATGAACGGAgtttggaagaagaagataggGTGAATGAGTTGACAAAGTCCAAAGTCTGGACACCACCACCGAGAGGATGGGTTAAGTGCAATATTGAAGTTGATTGAGACAGAAATGGCCAAATTGGAGGTGGATCATGGGTTCTTAGGGATGACAGGGGAAGGGTTGTTCTGCATAGTAGAAGGGCCTTCAGTCATATTCAAAATCTCCATGAAGCGAAATTAGAGACGTTACTTTGGTCAATTCAGAGCATCAAGGCACATCGTTATTACAGAGTCATATTTGCGGTGGATGATTGCACGTTGACGAAGATGATATTGAGACCTAAAGCTTGGCCGAATTTTAAAGGGCAATCTTCATCTATTTTGGAGGAGTTAGCAAAGATAGAATGGTGGAGGCTAGTAAAAGAAGATCGATCAACGAACAGAGGAGCCTTCCTCATAGCTCAAAGTGTGACTAAAGGAGGCCATTGTCACTCTTATGTGGCCACTGGCCGCCTAATTGGTTGCTCAcctatttaagaaccggttcttagcttttttgttaaaagttaagagCGAGTTCTTATATTCCACTAAGAACCTCACCCTGAGAACCTCCATTAAACATGCTCTTAGTGACTGTGGTAGGTTGTCAGTCGTGCTAATGTCTGGTGGCTCAAAGTGTATCTGTTAAAGGGCCGTAGTTTAGCTATCTAGTTGGTTGATTAGTAGTACAGTAgaacatctataaattaatactcaataaattaataatctccataaattaataaatttcgccGGTCCCAACTTGggccggttcaaaatttgacacaaatcgataaaagaataagataataatcatttagaaaattctatgtaaatatggtcccattaaaattataaattaataatttatatgtatacatattttatataagtaagaatttattattatattatttattttatattcacaatggaattatctttatattttcttaacacttaatatgtttttgatgagatttagtaatatctaaaatcacatttaatttctatgcaatatatattgtgtgcaccaaataatataataaaactaggataagacatgcgccttgcgcagggtgagtttatttgtatatattatcgataatttcttttatatatttgattattttatttatacatatacaattttttgttgttattatattgtTTCTTTCCGATtgatcggatcaatttttattaaaaattatggaacaaaactataattaatatattatgggttgatcggattggatattaaacaaattatgacataaaaccttattttttccattgaacacattcttgaaaaaagtgaacagtattgtttccacagttgaattattttgacttttaccttccatatggttttgaaggctttcaaatcaaccatcgaattgatacatgtcattttaatgtttttagtcgtatatttaaggaaaacttacatttttgtaatttaaagtcgtttaaaaaattcaaaatataacttataagaaaaaatataacatataagaaaaatataacatataaggtgtcttCATTtctgtattttaaagtcgtttaaaaaaaatataacatataaggttttctcatttttgtaatttaaagtcatttaaaaaaattcaaaatataacatataagaaaaaatctaattttttttatcatatggttaatgtgattgtttattttttttttaataatataaaattaaacaaaaatgaaaaaagatgcaaaaattgttatcaaatctttattattcataatcattaattgtcatatatatgtaaatcatattaggtaattccgtagcttttatttaaggaaataatacacacttcttatattttaggttaatataatgttctctagtgttatataattttgGAAAAACGCGACAACGTTAGATTAAACTATAGTTTATATTAGGTGCTCtagaattcttagaaaaaaaatttagaaggcatttagatgTGCCACATAAGCAAAGAgacttttttaattaataaaaaattgaggttacatcttttcaaatgcttctcaattaatatataggggattaataTAAATgccaaatttcaaaaaataacaattaatgtctatacactaaagtcaaatatttttcttatcttagaataaatatatcttaaaataagaaatccaaataaggaaattttttgtaaattagtatctctataaattaataaaatttcaaagttccaacattattaatttagaaGTTCTAGTGTATATGTATTGTGATCTTGAACTCTCTCGGgagtaatatattttaacagatgacaaaaaaaaatcttattcctttaactctctctctctccatcgtCATCATCATTAATCGTTACCATCATCAAATCTTTGTTTTTAAGGATGATTCTTCTTTGTTATTCATTTGTAATCATCAAATCTGGTTTTTGAGCAAGGGTGCCATAGTTTTTGTATAGAGCTGGGCAAAAATATCTGAATccaaaaaaactaatcaaattccaaaaataatacCGAACAAGAATCCAAATTGGTTAAATATCTGACCAAATCAAACTTTGATATCTACAGAACCGGAAGTTAATCTGATCTAAactgaaatattttggatatgcaaatatatccaaacagaattatatactttaataaaatattttttctgcgGCGTCCGTACCTTCTTCTCCGGTAATGGACCGTCGGCTTTTGACTCCGCGTCACACTTTCCTTCGTGTTGACGGCGGCTTATCATCGGGATCTTCCCGATTATATTCGATCTATGGTTTGTGTGTCTCATCCGTCCGATTGACTCTCTTTCCTCCATCCTTCTGTTGTTCTCTTTCCATTCCTCTGAAGAGGTTGTTTCATCTTCGAGCTCTTCTTTATCATTAAAGATGTCAGATGTTCTTTTAGGAAAGACAAAGGTTGGGAGATTGATTGATGTCGATTGTGCTCTTCTCGGAACCGTAGATCCGGTCGTCGTTTAGGGTTTTCTCTCCGTCGACGGTGGAGCTCCCTCTCGCCTCCTCTCTGCTACCGGTGGACGAAGTGGCCATCTCTTGACGCGTGTACATGCATCGCCGGGCGAACGTACGCGTTGTGGATGACGCGTCACTCTCTTCCTCGACGGTTTTGTTCTATGGGCCTGACGGACCTTTAGTTATTGTGTAAAGTTTGCCTTTTCTTTGGACCGTGTGCTTGTAGTGTGTTGGGCTCTGTCCATCTGGACATTGGCCCATTAATAAGctttcagaggaaaaaaaaaaaaaaaaaaaaaaaacttactgaACATGCATTATAGAGTAAAACCGTGGgataaaaaattgtaattaatCTAAGTTCATCTATTTTTTATCAGTCAGgtgaaagaagaaggaaatttttttattcCATTACTAGCTGGAAATAATCATTACGATTTTTGTCTCTTCCTAAATTGTGGTAATATTTTCCCTCTTCTTTTAGCAAGAGAAAACTGGAATGACTCATAAATTGAATACTTTTGTTTACTCCATTACCACGAGCTTTTTATTTCTCTTTCCTCCAATTACTCTGTATTTCTCTAATTTTGTTACTCCAATATTTTATTAGTCGCACCAAACATGAGTTAAAAGATAATTATAGGATTCATAAACTTTTGTCAGTCTTGAAACTTTAAAACCAAGAGATCAAAGCTGATTTAACTTAGTGACGCAGAAGACTCCCCTTTTGAATAGTAGACGGTTGCCAAGAAAAGTCGGTTGCCAAATTTCTCCAGATAGAATTGTGGTATCCACTTTTCTATTTATGTATTGACCATTGACTTCTACACGCAATTAATTATAGATTGTGAGCCACACAGCGGAAACTTCCACAATTTAAGAGGCGAGTCAAGCAACGTAACTTTAACTCTTATCATCGTTATACATTATACTCTATATATTATCAAGTTGTTTTGGCTGAAAAACCAGATCATACATACCAAAGTTCCTTCTTCAATATCTTGTTTTATTTCGAAGTCTTTATTTTGCAAAATGGAGAACCCGTGTTTCCCATGTTTCTTCCATCTCCTTTTTCTTGTCTTGTCTCTTTGTCTCCAGCTTCTTTGTCAACATTCTTGTTTCTCTTCCATTTTCTCGTCCGGACCAAATTGAGATCCTTATGGCTTTTAAGAACGAATTTCCAATCCTCAAATGCCACTTCAAAAAGTTTCCTTCCTCAAGACAAAAGACAAAATCTTGGACCAGCAAAGACATTAGATTCTTTGATGGGGTTGTATTTGATAACGAGACTGGTGTAGTGACAAAACTAGACCTACATGGTGCATGTCTCAGTGGCAGTCTCAGTGCTAATAGTAGCCTTTTCAGATTCCACCACCTCAGGTACCTCGATCTCTCTCACAACTACTTTGACTCGTTTTCATTCCTCCCCGAACTTGGCAAACTCACAAACTTAGATGTCTTGGATCTTTCTAATATGGGCTTAGCCGGTGAAATTCCATCCTCAGTCAGTACCCTAAACGGTTTAAAGGATTTGTTCCTTTCAGATAACGAGCTTATCGGTAGTTTTTCCCCGGTATACAATCTAACAAGACTCTCTTCCTTTAATCTTTCCAGTAATCTCTTTTCTGGAAACGTTCCTTGTTCTCTACTCACCATGCCTTTCCTGTCAACTCTTGATTTGAGCCAAAACCATCTCATCGACTCTCTTGATAGTATGAATTGCTCTTCATCATCTAATCTTGAAACTTTATACCTTAGCCATAACCGTCTCAGTGGTCGAGCCCTAGAGCCTCTCTCAAAATTATCTAACCTCAAGCAACTCTACCTATCTTTTCAGAACACAACCGACCCATTTAATGTCGTCTCGTTGGGCTTCAAGTCTTTAGAGATTTTGTATCTTTCCGGAACTGCTATATCAAGGCTTGATACCGGATCACCAAATTTGAAGGAACTATACTTGGACAACTGCAGCATCAACGAGTTCCCCACATTTATTAAAAGCCTACGGAAGCTGCGttatttggaaattttaaacaacagaCTCAAAGGAGAAGTGCCTAAATGGTTATGGGATATGCCTTCTTTGAATGCATTATTAATGTCTCACAACTCTCTTGATAGCTTTGAAGGCTCGCCAAAAATGCTTCTCAATTCGTCGCTTAGAGCGTTAGATCTGAGGTCAAATGCTTTTCGAGGATCTCTTCCTATAATTTCACCGAGATTGAGTTACATGCTTGCAtcaaataatagttttacaGGAGATATACCTCTTTCATTGTGTAATCAAAGCTACCTAAGTGTCCTTGATCTATCACACAACAACTTCACTGGTTCAATTCCCCGATGCTTGAGTAAATCAGTATTTGATTTGGACCTCCGAAACAACAATTTTATTGGGAGACTTCCAGACATATTCGACAAAGGTTGCTCACTAAAATCACTTGACGTTAGCCACAATCAAATAACTGGGAAGCTTCCAAGGTCTCTTATAAATTGTACCCACCTAGAGTATCTAAACGTGGAGGGTAATAGAATCGCTGACACCTATCCGTTTTGGCTGAAAGAACTACCAAAGTTACAAGTCATTGTACTACGATCAAATATGTTCCATGGTCCTATATATTCCCCTCATCATCCTCTATCATTTTCACAACTGCGGATAGTTGACATATCGTGTAACAAATTCACCGGAAGACTACCACAAGATTATTTTGTCAATTGGAGTAAACTTTTGCTCGGTATTCATCAAGAGGAAAGAGAGTCGATGTACATGGGAAATAATTACCATTATGGTTATAACTTATATGTTTATTACCCTTCCATGTATTTGAGAAACAAAGGAATAAACATGGAGCTGAAAAAGATTTTTGTGGCCTACACAGCCATTGATTTCTCAGAAAACAAACTTGGAGGACAGATTCCAGAATCCATAGGCCTTTTGAAGTCTCTTATTGTACTCAACCTGTCCAACAATGATTTTACTGGTCATATTCCATCCTCTTGGGCTAATCTCACAAGGCTCGAGTCGCTAGACCTATCTCGGAACCAACTCTCTGGAAAAATCCCGCAGGAGCTAGCAACCCTCTCGTTCTTGGAGTACATTAACATATCACATAATAAACTCACGGGCCCAATACCACAAGGCACACAGATCGGAGGACAGCCCAGATCATCTTTTGAAGGGAATCTCAATCTTTGTGGTCTTCCTCTGAAGAGTTGCTTCGGGGACAAGATACCATCAACACCAGAGGCAGAAGAGCCAAGACCTCAAAAGCAAGAACAAGTGTTGAACTGGAAAGCAGCGGCAATGGGATACGGACCTGGAATCTTGTTTGGACTGGCGATTGGACAAATCCTTTATTCGTACAAACCGGTGTTGTTCTACAAGTTGTTTCGCATTtgaaatgaagtttttttttttttaatttagttttgtaGAATTAAGTGGTAAGCTTTTTGTAACACTTCCAACttagatatgtatttgtgtgtttataaaaaaagataTGTGTGAGTGATCATGAAATGAATACTATGAAAGTAAGCTGTAAGtaggtttttcttttcttttttcctgtTTCATTGTTAGTTTACTCATGTGTTGATCATTCacaaacatgaaaacaaagGGGGTATACTCTGTTCTTCTACAAAGAGTCAAAGACTGTCTACTCTCTGTTCTTCTACAAAGAGTCAAAGACTGTCTACTCTCTTATTAAGGGTTTTGGTAGCCGTTCCGACAAAGATGTATGTGTATGAGTGATATCGATAAGttatcatgtaataaaataaatttaaatcattcatccgtaattaaaaaaaattgatactcTAATTTCCTTGCACAGACATGAAAACAGAGGAGGTCTACTCTGTTCTTCTTCAAAGAATATTTTATTCGCCTGAGCACGTGAGAGTCACATTGTTGGCAGCTGCGTTCTCACACAGCTTCACGGTGGAGGAATAGGGTCGATCAAGGGAAGAGATTGAACTGTCTTGTCTTTAAATTCCAAGGAGACAACCTGAGTTAAAAGCGGAATGAAACAGGAGTTCACCAAGAATCCTCAGAAGAGGCAAAATCAAGCCTagaagatgattacaaatgaAGAAGAATCATCATGAAGAACACCGATTTGATTATGATGGATGATGGATGATGGAAGGTtgatgatgaatgatgatgCTCCACgacagagaaaaaaatattaaagaggAATCAGGTTTAGTTTTTGATTGAATATTCCTAAATGGCTAATACCTTACGTATGTGGCGAGAAAGATAACTAAACCATTTGGAGTTGCTTGAAGATTCCACCATCCTCAACTTGATAATGGACATGTAATTCCGGATGAGTCAGTGTTGATATGCATTGAATCTGGATGTTACATCTAGGCGATAGATGTTACATCTAGGCGATAGATGTTACATCACGTACATCATACCGACTCGGTTGCATCAAGagcgttgcatcaagttattatggatgttacatctgatcGTGGGCTTAAGCCCATGAGTCCGTTTagtctagggttttagatgcaagatgttactatatatatcttgtattcgaaGTAACCCTGAACTTGCACTCCGTAAGCTCAATATCGTCTCTCTCTTTGCCCGTGGATGTAGCCCTAggggtgaaccacgttaaatatCCGTGTCGTAGTTACATCGcttttattcatctgtttccgCATCTGTTCTTTCTCACAATTGTTACAacaaactggtatcagagcttcgggTTGTGATCTAGTGAGAAGATGTCTGGAATAAGAGCGAAGATCGACAAGTTTGATGGGAGAAATAGCTTCAGTCTTTGGCAGATTAAGATGCAGGCGTTGTTGAAGCAACAAAGCATCTGGGGACCATTGTCAGAGAAGAAATCTGAAGCAGCTGATTTGGAGACTCTAGAAGAGAAGGCGTTCTcaacaattttgttgtgtctAGCAGACGAGATCATCATTGAAGTGTCGGATGAGAAAACTGCTGCTAGTTTGTGGCAGAAGTTGGAGAGTTTGTACATGACAAAATCTCTAACGAACAAGCTACTTCTGAAGCAACGCCTCTTTGCCTTGCCTATGCAAGAAGGTATTGAGCTTCGCGACCATCTTGACAAGTTAAATTCGATATTACTGGAGCTGCGTAACATCGATGTTAAGGTGGAGGATGAAGACGCTGCTCTAATCCTGTTGGTATCTTTGCCGAACTCTTTCGAGAACTTCGTGCAATCGGTCATTGTTGGCAAAGATACAGTGAGACTGGAAGAAGTTAGGTCGGCGCTTCACAGTCAGGAATTACGCCATAAGGCATCCAGCTCAGGGACAAACAATCAAGCTTCGGGATTGTTTGTCAGTGGTGTGAAGGGACATGGGAACAAAAGGAAGTCGAAAGACAGAAAATCGTTTCCAAGAGGTCCTAAACCAACTGATATTTGCAACTATTGCAAAGAGAAGGGACATTGGAAGTCAGACtgtcccaagaagaagaaggagcaaCAGTCTGGATCTGCTGTAGTAGCTGAGGATGAAGCCAAGTCTGATAGTGACATCGCTCTTGTTGTgcacggacacacacactctTCTGATGTGTGGGTTCTGGATACAGGAGCATCCTACCATATGACACCGAGGAGAGAGTGGTTTTCGAAGTACACAGAGGTACTTGACGGCAAGATTAAGATGGCAAATGATTTTGTCTGCAAGATTGCTGGGATCGGCTCAATCAAGCTCAGAACACATGATGGTAGATTCTGCACATTGAACGAGGTTAGGCATGTTCCATCAATGACGAAGAATTTGATATCCATGAGTCTTTTGGAGAGTAGAGAATTCAAATATTCGAGTGGTGATGGAGTTCTGAATGTCTGCAAGGGTTCTGATGTGATTCTGAAGGGTCTCATGAACAGTACTCTATATTTGCTGAAGGGTACTACCGTTACAGGTTCAGCAAATATTGCATCACCAAAGATCTCAGAGGAAGATATGACTAAGCTGTGGCATATGAGGCTTGGACATATAGGTGAGCGTGGGATGCAACATCTGTCGAAGCAAGATATGCTTCATTCTGATATTGCTTTGGAACTCTGCTCGAAAGAGTTTAAACAATTTTGTAAGGATGCAACATCTGCCAAGCATCTTACAGACAGGGGAACACCACAGCAAGATGGTGTTGCAAAATGGATAAACCAGATAATGCTAGAGAGAGCGATGTGCATGCTCTCGAGTGCTGGTTTGGAGAAGCGGTTTTGGGCTGAAGCAGTTAACACGGCTTGCTACTTGATAAATCTTGTTCCCCACATAGGCATCGAGTGCAGGATACCTTCTGAGGTGTGGTCAGGTAGATCTGctgaatattcacttttaagaGTGTTTATGGGCTACGGTGATGGAATCAAAGGATACATGGTTTGGTCTCCATCAGAAAACCGAATGGTTCTAAGCAGGAATGGTGTCTTCGATGAAGCATCTATGTTTAGAAGCTCAGGGTCCAGTTCAGAAGCAGAAAAGTGTAGCACTGATAAACAGGTGGAGCTGCAAGATGATCATGAAGTGATCGATGTGCAGACACACTCAGAAAATCAAGAGGAGCGTGTAGAAGATGTTCAATTGGAGTCTACGAAGATTCAACCGCTTGATGCTACAGAGCGTAGCATCTTGAAAGATCAACCAAGA
Protein-coding regions in this window:
- the LOC106404375 gene encoding receptor-like protein 54 translates to MAFKNEFPILKCHFKKFPSSRQKTKSWTSKDIRFFDGVVFDNETGVVTKLDLHGACLSGSLSANSSLFRFHHLRYLDLSHNYFDSFSFLPELGKLTNLDVLDLSNMGLAGEIPSSVSTLNGLKDLFLSDNELIGSFSPVYNLTRLSSFNLSSNLFSGNVPCSLLTMPFLSTLDLSQNHLIDSLDSMNCSSSSNLETLYLSHNRLSGRALEPLSKLSNLKQLYLSFQNTTDPFNVVSLGFKSLEILYLSGTAISRLDTGSPNLKELYLDNCSINEFPTFIKSLRKLRYLEILNNRLKGEVPKWLWDMPSLNALLMSHNSLDSFEGSPKMLLNSSLRALDLRSNAFRGSLPIISPRLSYMLASNNSFTGDIPLSLCNQSYLSVLDLSHNNFTGSIPRCLSKSVFDLDLRNNNFIGRLPDIFDKGCSLKSLDVSHNQITGKLPRSLINCTHLEYLNVEGNRIADTYPFWLKELPKLQVIVLRSNMFHGPIYSPHHPLSFSQLRIVDISCNKFTGRLPQDYFVNWSKLLLGIHQEERESMYMGNNYHYGYNLYVYYPSMYLRNKGINMELKKIFVAYTAIDFSENKLGGQIPESIGLLKSLIVLNLSNNDFTGHIPSSWANLTRLESLDLSRNQLSGKIPQELATLSFLEYINISHNKLTGPIPQGTQIGGQPRSSFEGNLNLCGLPLKSCFGDKIPSTPEAEEPRPQKQEQVLNWKAAAMGYGPGILFGLAIGQILYSYKPVLFYKLFRI